In the genome of Phlebotomus papatasi isolate M1 chromosome 2, Ppap_2.1, whole genome shotgun sequence, one region contains:
- the LOC129801970 gene encoding biogenesis of lysosome-related organelles complex 1 subunit 1 translates to MLSSMLKEHQGKQAARKEEQDLKRKAAIASSNELTQALVDHLNVGVAQAYLNQKKLDAEAKQLHVGATNFAKQTQQWLLLIEGFSSALKELGDVENWARSIENDLRSVTGALEIAYKSARENQ, encoded by the exons ATGCTTTCGTCGATGCTCAAGGAGCATCAGGGAAAGCAGGCAGCAAGGAAAGAAGAGCAAG atttaaaaagaaaagctgCAATTGCTTCCTCAAATGAGTTAACCCAGGCACTTGTGGACCATTTAAACGTAGG AGTGGCTCAGGCTTATCTCAATCAGAAAAAACTCGATGCTGAAGCCAAGCAACTTCATGTGGGGGCTACGAATTTCGCCAAACAGACCCAGCAATGGCTCCTTCTGATTGAAGGCTTCAGTAGTGCTTTGAAAGAGCTGGGAGATGTAGAAAATTGGGCTAGAAGTATTGAGAATGACTTGAGGAGTGTCACAGGTGCCCTTGAAATTGCCTACAAAAGTGCAAGGGAAAATCAATAG
- the LOC129801974 gene encoding zinc finger protein ztf-16 isoform X2, with protein MSGEADSAGGGGAQVLSLAVEPPTTNDDTESCDRVSASNYDAGDGGLLLRCERCDAFETKSRALLLAHVCKTTPTVPVKPDLAVQSVPPAPPPATNDTETETQPPAESNRHHRKLFECDVCNMKFSNGANMRRHKMRHTGVKPYECRVCQKRFFRKDHLAEHFTTHTKTLPYHCPICNRGFQRQIAMRAHFQNEHVGQHDLVKTCPLCSYRAGTMKSLRVHFFNRHGIDLDNPGPGAPSSLLLALDSQNAGQLLPQLVAAAAPAYSDSGDSLRSAENATPPMHFLTPHVEISMADNADTFAVSPSQTTEFPHTALNNIDPQGDPAPTNSTGLEIQPCPSSGHPNGGSPSSPHSADSNSNAPSSSHSLMPSVAQSSRHMLGEGNITPSISLIPIKQEPNTNDEYAEGKVRPNEQTSPSATVSNSGDSSVPSSSLTSLIKVSPLKSLLREDLKRRISARASNRASRNGSVNNNNNAAMSNQNASLGGTLAVSPQDGQAAVVATTSNGAITSTGPENELLALRSKRGLQCLFCGIEFPDQTLYFLHKGCHSESNPWKCNICGEQCNNVYEFNSHLLSKSHQ; from the exons ATGTCGGGTGAGGCGGACTCTGCGGGCGGCGGCGGCGCCCAAGTATTGAGTCTCGCCGTGGAGCCGCCCACCACCAATGATGACACCGAGAGCTGCGACCGCGTAAGCGCCTCCAACTACGATGCCGGCGACGGTGGGCTTCTGCTACGTTGCGAACGATGTGACGCCTTCGAAACTAAATCACGCGCCCTGCTGCTCGCACACGTCTGCAAAACCACCCCGACTGTGCCCGTAAAGCCCGACCTAGCGGTACAGAGCGTTCCGCCCGCCCCACCACCCGCCACCAATGATACGGAAACGGAGACGCAGCCACCCGCCGAGAGCAACCGCCACCACAGGAAGCTCTTCGAATGCGACGTTTGCAACATGAAGTTCTCCAATGGCGCCAACATGCGGCGGCACAAGATGAGGCACACAGGCGTCAAGCCCTATGAATGCCGCGTCTGCCAGAAGAG GTTTTTCAGAAAAGATCATCTGGCCGAACACTTCACGACCCACACGAAAACCTTGCCATACCACTGCCCAATCTGCAACCGCGGCTTCCAACGGCAGATTGCGATGCGGGCCCATTTCCAGAATGAACATGTGGGCCAGCATGATCTCGTGAAGACGTGTCCGCTGTGCAGCTACCGTGCTGGCACTATGAAATCCCTTCGTGTCCACTTTTTCAATCGACACGGCATTGATCTCGACAACCCGGGTCCCGGGGCACCCTCGTCCCTCCTGCTAGCTCTAGATTCTCAGAATGCCGGTCAACTGCTGCCTCAACTTGTGGCCGCCGCGGCGCCAGCCTACAGCGATAGCGGCGACAGTTTGCGCTCCGCCGAAAATGCAACTCCTCCCATGCACTTCCTAACGCCCCATGTCGAGATCTCCATGGCAGACAATGCCGACACCTTCGCGGTGAGTCCTTCACAAACCACTGAATTCCCCCACACAGCATTAAACAACATTGATCCTCAGGGCGATCCGGCGCCCACAAATTCAACCGGCCTGGAGATTCAGCCGTGTCCGTCGTCGGGGCACCCCAATGGAGGTTCCCCGTCGTCACCACACTCGGCTGACTCCAATTCTAACGCCCCCTCGAGTTCTCATTCTCTGATGCCCAGTGTGGCCCAGAGCTCGAGGCATATGCTGGGCGAGGGCAACATTACGCCGTCCATCAGTCTCATTCCCATCAAGCAG GAGCCCAACACAAACGACGAGTATGCGGAGGGAAAGGTACGACCCAACGAACAAACGTCACCGTCGGCAACAGTCTCCAATTCTGGAGACAGTTCTGTACCTTCATCAAGCCTCACGTCACTCATTAag GTTTCACCCCTGAAGTCACTCTTACGCGAGGATCTCAAACGGCGAATAAGTGCCCGTGCTTCAAATCGCGCCTCTCGCAATGGCAGCGTCAACAATAACAACAATGCTGCCATGAGCAACCAGAATGCCTCGTTGGGCGGTACACTGGCTGTGTCTCCGCAAGACGGTCAAGCAGCCGTCGTTGCGACCACATCCAATGGCGCCATAACGTCAACGGGGCCTGAAAATGAATTGTTGGCGCTACGAAGCAAACGGGGCCTTCAGTGCCTGTTCTGCGGCATTGAATTCCCCGATCAGACGCTGTACTTCCTCCATAAGGGCTGCCACAGCGAAAGCAACCCGTGGAAGTGCAACATCTGCGGAGAGCAGTGCAACAATGTGTACGAGTTCAATTCGCACCTGCTCAGCAAGAGCCACCAATGA
- the LOC129801974 gene encoding zinc finger protein ztf-16 isoform X1, whose amino-acid sequence MSGEADSAGGGGAQVLSLAVEPPTTNDDTESCDRVSASNYDAGDGGLLLRCERCDAFETKSRALLLAHVCKTTPTVPVKPDLAVQSVPPAPPPATNDTETETQPPAESNRHHRKLFECDVCNMKFSNGANMRRHKMRHTGVKPYECRVCQKRFFRKDHLAEHFTTHTKTLPYHCPICNRGFQRQIAMRAHFQNEHVGQHDLVKTCPLCSYRAGTMKSLRVHFFNRHGIDLDNPGPGAPSSLLLALDSQNAGQLLPQLVAAAAPAYSDSGDSLRSAENATPPMHFLTPHVEISMADNADTFAGDPAPTNSTGLEIQPCPSSGHPNGGSPSSPHSADSNSNAPSSSHSLMPSVAQSSRHMLGEGNITPSISLIPIKQEPNTNDEYAEGKVRPNEQTSPSATVSNSGDSSVPSSSLTSLIKVSPLKSLLREDLKRRISARASNRASRNGSVNNNNNAAMSNQNASLGGTLAVSPQDGQAAVVATTSNGAITSTGPENELLALRSKRGLQCLFCGIEFPDQTLYFLHKGCHSESNPWKCNICGEQCNNVYEFNSHLLSKSHQ is encoded by the exons ATGTCGGGTGAGGCGGACTCTGCGGGCGGCGGCGGCGCCCAAGTATTGAGTCTCGCCGTGGAGCCGCCCACCACCAATGATGACACCGAGAGCTGCGACCGCGTAAGCGCCTCCAACTACGATGCCGGCGACGGTGGGCTTCTGCTACGTTGCGAACGATGTGACGCCTTCGAAACTAAATCACGCGCCCTGCTGCTCGCACACGTCTGCAAAACCACCCCGACTGTGCCCGTAAAGCCCGACCTAGCGGTACAGAGCGTTCCGCCCGCCCCACCACCCGCCACCAATGATACGGAAACGGAGACGCAGCCACCCGCCGAGAGCAACCGCCACCACAGGAAGCTCTTCGAATGCGACGTTTGCAACATGAAGTTCTCCAATGGCGCCAACATGCGGCGGCACAAGATGAGGCACACAGGCGTCAAGCCCTATGAATGCCGCGTCTGCCAGAAGAG GTTTTTCAGAAAAGATCATCTGGCCGAACACTTCACGACCCACACGAAAACCTTGCCATACCACTGCCCAATCTGCAACCGCGGCTTCCAACGGCAGATTGCGATGCGGGCCCATTTCCAGAATGAACATGTGGGCCAGCATGATCTCGTGAAGACGTGTCCGCTGTGCAGCTACCGTGCTGGCACTATGAAATCCCTTCGTGTCCACTTTTTCAATCGACACGGCATTGATCTCGACAACCCGGGTCCCGGGGCACCCTCGTCCCTCCTGCTAGCTCTAGATTCTCAGAATGCCGGTCAACTGCTGCCTCAACTTGTGGCCGCCGCGGCGCCAGCCTACAGCGATAGCGGCGACAGTTTGCGCTCCGCCGAAAATGCAACTCCTCCCATGCACTTCCTAACGCCCCATGTCGAGATCTCCATGGCAGACAATGCCGACACCTTCGCG GGCGATCCGGCGCCCACAAATTCAACCGGCCTGGAGATTCAGCCGTGTCCGTCGTCGGGGCACCCCAATGGAGGTTCCCCGTCGTCACCACACTCGGCTGACTCCAATTCTAACGCCCCCTCGAGTTCTCATTCTCTGATGCCCAGTGTGGCCCAGAGCTCGAGGCATATGCTGGGCGAGGGCAACATTACGCCGTCCATCAGTCTCATTCCCATCAAGCAG GAGCCCAACACAAACGACGAGTATGCGGAGGGAAAGGTACGACCCAACGAACAAACGTCACCGTCGGCAACAGTCTCCAATTCTGGAGACAGTTCTGTACCTTCATCAAGCCTCACGTCACTCATTAag GTTTCACCCCTGAAGTCACTCTTACGCGAGGATCTCAAACGGCGAATAAGTGCCCGTGCTTCAAATCGCGCCTCTCGCAATGGCAGCGTCAACAATAACAACAATGCTGCCATGAGCAACCAGAATGCCTCGTTGGGCGGTACACTGGCTGTGTCTCCGCAAGACGGTCAAGCAGCCGTCGTTGCGACCACATCCAATGGCGCCATAACGTCAACGGGGCCTGAAAATGAATTGTTGGCGCTACGAAGCAAACGGGGCCTTCAGTGCCTGTTCTGCGGCATTGAATTCCCCGATCAGACGCTGTACTTCCTCCATAAGGGCTGCCACAGCGAAAGCAACCCGTGGAAGTGCAACATCTGCGGAGAGCAGTGCAACAATGTGTACGAGTTCAATTCGCACCTGCTCAGCAAGAGCCACCAATGA
- the LOC129801968 gene encoding protein C19orf12 homolog, translated as MVIHTQELLEAASELADQANMRATVKGSAKAALVCGAGAFIGGILGGPAGIAVGGTAGACTAAYMNRGKFRPVSQIIMHDMTRKQRQELVDHLRRAIQDIDAGDAMIAISLVMGNPNMQKAIMQTVVRYLTNQMHLQIVD; from the exons ATGGTGATTCACACTCAAGAACTACTGGAAGCAGCTTCAGAGCTGGCTGATCAGGCAAACATGAGAGCAACAGTCAAGGGGAGTGCAAAAGCTGCGTTAGTTTGTGGTGCCGGAGCTTTTATTGGCGGGATTTTAGGGGGTCCTGCTGGAATAGCTGTTGGAGGGACGGCTGGAGCCTGCACAGCAGCTTACATGAACCGGG GTAAATTTCGACCTGTAAGCCAAATCATAATGCATGACATGACACGTAAACAGCGTCAGGAGTTGGTTGATCATCTCCGCCGGGCAATTCAGGACATTGATGCAGGAGATGCCATGATAGCCATATCGCTTGTGATGGGCAATCCCAATATGCAGAAAGCCATTATGCAGACTGTTGTGCGCTACTTGACAAATCAGATGCACCTCCAAATAGTGGACTAA
- the LOC129801975 gene encoding queuine tRNA-ribosyltransferase catalytic subunit, producing MTSKSQSPLKFKLLAKCSVTKARVGVVTLPHSDVSTPVFMPVGTKGSMKGILQQQLYALNCEIMLSNTYHLGLKPGIETLKKAGGLHKFMNWSKSLLTDSGGFQMVSLLKLAEITENGVKFQTPYSEDKAELTLTPEHSIEIQNVIGADIAMQLDDVVKTTTRGPRVEEAMRRTVRWLDRCLTAHSRDTEQSIFPIVQGGLEPDLRKVCTDLLTQRPCRGFAVGGLSGGESKDEFWPIVRLCAELLPDDKPRYLMGVGFAADLVVCIALGIDMFDCVFPTRTARFGCALVRSGQLNLKQKVFAKDHRPIDEKCSCSTCRSYTRSYLHHIVTLEPVACSILSVHNVAFQLRLMSDIREAILQDRFPDFIKNFMAEHFSGREVPTWIVDALKSVNVEL from the exons ATGACTTCAAAAAGCCAATCACCATTGAAATTTAAGCTCCTGGCCAAGTGTAGTGTTACCAAGGCTCGTGTGGGAGTCGTAACGCTGCCGCATAGTGATGTTTCCACTCCTGTCTTCATGCCAGTTGGCACAAAA GGATCAATGAAGGGTATCCTCCAGCAGCAGCTTTATGCTCTTAATTGCGAAATTATGCTCAGCAATACTTATCATTTGGGCTTGAAGCCG GGAATTGAGACTCTGAAGAAAGCAGGAGGTCTGCATAAGTTTATGAATTGGTCAAAGAGTCTGCTGACAGATTCAGGAGGTTTCCAGATGGTTTCTCTGCTGAAATTGGCAGAGATTACAGAGAATGGAGTCAAGTTCCAGACACCATATTCCGAAGACAAGGCAGAGTTGACACTCACTCCTGAACATTCCATTGAGATCCAGAACGTCATCGGAGCGGATATCGCCATGCAGTTGGATGATG tGGTCAAGACAACTACCCGGGGCCCCCGTGTAGAGGAAGCCATGAGACGGACAGTTCGCTGGTTGGATCGCTGTCTCACTGCACATTCTCGGGACACGGAACAAAGTATTTTTCCGATTGTTCAGGGAGGCCTAGAGCCGGATCTCCGGAAAGTCTGTACGGATCTCCTCACACAGCGTCCTTGTCGAGGATTTGCTGTCGGAGGATTGTCTGGAGGCGAGAGTAAGGATGAGTTTTGGCCCATTGTTCGCCTCTGTGCTGAGCTGCTCCCCGATGACAAGCCGAGATATCTCATGGGAGTGGGATTTGCAGCAGATCTTGTGGTTTGCATTGCCCTGGGTATTGACATGTTCGATTGCGTCTTTCCAACGAGAACTGCCCGATTTGGCTGTGCTCTCGTGAGGAGTGGACAGTTGAATCTCAAACAGAAAGTCTTCGCCAAGGATCACAGACCCATCGATGAGAAATGCTCCTGTTCCACCTGTCGCTCCTACACTCGTTCCTATCTGCATCACATTGTGACCCTGGAACCAGTTGCCTGCAGTATCCTTTCAGTTCACAATGTTGCTTTCCAATTGAGGCTCATGAGCGATATCCGGGAGGCTATTTTGCAGGATAGATTTCCggatttcatcaaaaatttcatgGCTGAACACTTTTCTGGTCGAGAAGTTCCTACATGGATTGTAGATGCCCTCAAATCGGTGAACGTGgaactttaa